The Streptomyces europaeiscabiei genome window below encodes:
- the alr gene encoding alanine racemase, whose translation MSETAPLRSAPLRARAEIDLDALRANVRTLRALAPGAALMAVVKSDAYGHGAVRCARAAVEAGATWLGTATPEEALALRAAGLSGRLMCWLWAPGGPWREAVEADLDVAVSGMWALREVTDAAREAGLRARVQLKADTGLGRNGCQPDDWPALVAEALRAQAEGFVTVTGLWSHLACADEPGHPSIEAQLTRFRDMVAYAEGQGVRPEVRHIANSPATLTRPDAHFDLVRTGIAVYGISPSPELGSSADLGLRPVMRLSASLALVKHVSGGHGVSYGHHYVTPGATTLGLVPVGYADGIPRHASGTGPVLVGGKWRTVAGRVAMDQFVVDLGGDEPAAGDEVVLFGAGDRGEPTAEDWAKAAGTIAYEIVTRIGTRVPRVYVNTGE comes from the coding sequence ATGAGTGAGACAGCACCTCTGCGGAGCGCGCCCCTGCGGGCCCGTGCCGAGATCGATCTGGATGCCCTGCGGGCCAATGTGCGGACGTTGCGTGCGCTGGCGCCGGGCGCCGCGCTGATGGCCGTGGTCAAGTCGGACGCGTACGGCCATGGGGCGGTGCGGTGTGCGCGGGCGGCGGTCGAGGCCGGGGCGACCTGGCTGGGGACGGCCACGCCCGAGGAGGCGCTGGCGCTTCGCGCGGCGGGGCTGTCGGGACGGTTGATGTGCTGGCTGTGGGCGCCGGGCGGGCCCTGGCGCGAGGCGGTCGAGGCCGACCTGGACGTCGCGGTCAGCGGGATGTGGGCGCTGCGGGAGGTCACCGACGCCGCCCGCGAGGCGGGCCTGCGCGCGCGTGTGCAGCTCAAGGCCGACACGGGGCTCGGCCGGAACGGCTGCCAGCCCGACGACTGGCCGGCGCTCGTCGCCGAGGCGCTGCGGGCTCAGGCCGAGGGGTTCGTGACGGTCACCGGACTCTGGTCGCACCTCGCGTGCGCCGACGAGCCGGGGCACCCGTCCATCGAGGCCCAGCTCACCCGCTTCCGCGACATGGTCGCCTACGCCGAGGGCCAGGGCGTCCGCCCCGAGGTGCGGCACATCGCCAACTCGCCCGCCACACTCACCCGCCCGGACGCCCACTTCGACCTCGTACGCACGGGAATCGCGGTCTACGGCATCTCGCCCAGCCCGGAGCTGGGCAGCTCCGCCGATCTCGGGCTACGGCCCGTGATGCGGCTCAGCGCCTCGCTCGCGCTGGTCAAACACGTCTCAGGGGGGCACGGTGTCAGCTACGGGCACCACTACGTCACGCCCGGTGCCACAACCCTCGGCCTGGTCCCCGTCGGCTACGCGGACGGCATCCCCCGGCACGCCTCCGGAACCGGGCCCGTACTGGTCGGCGGCAAGTGGCGGACCGTCGCGGGCCGGGTCGCCATGGACCAGTTCGTCGTCGACCTCGGCGGGGACGAACCCGCCGCCGGGGACGAGGTCGTGCTGTTCGGGGCCGGCGACAGGGGTGAGCCGACCGCCGAGGACTGGGCGAAGGCGGCCGGGACCATCGCGTACGAGATCGTGACGCGCATCGGAACCCGCGTTCCGCGCGTCTACGTCAACACGGGTGAGTGA
- a CDS encoding alpha/beta fold hydrolase, whose protein sequence is MSESSAEALEAVASAAAATAASGDGIWRRAGVAGAAIGVVAAGAAAGVAIERLTVGRGMRRKAQLALDSTGPYGALRGTPGKAYADDGTELYYEVDDVEPEAGLSPRRRRLFGRKAPAPVTVVFSHGYCLNQDSWHFQRAALRGVVRTVHWDQRSHGRSGRGAGQVQDGLPVTIDQLGRDLRAVIDAAVPEGPIVLVGHSMGGMTVMALAAHDPELIRERVVAVALVGTSSGRLGEVNFGLPVAGVNAVRRVLPGVLKALGQQAALVERGRRATADLFAGIIKRYSFASRDVDPAVARFAERMIEGTPIDVVAEFYPAFTEHDKTEALPTFAELPVLVLAGVKDLVTPSEHSEAIADLLPDAELVLVPDAGHLVMLEHPEVVTDRLADLLTRAGAVPAGATVSGYGSASSTARPG, encoded by the coding sequence GTGAGCGAGAGCAGCGCGGAGGCCCTGGAGGCCGTCGCGAGCGCGGCCGCCGCCACGGCCGCGTCCGGCGACGGGATCTGGCGCAGAGCCGGTGTCGCGGGGGCGGCGATAGGCGTGGTCGCGGCGGGCGCGGCGGCCGGCGTCGCCATAGAGCGGCTCACCGTCGGACGCGGCATGCGCAGGAAGGCCCAGCTCGCGCTCGACTCCACCGGCCCGTACGGGGCACTGCGCGGCACCCCCGGCAAGGCGTACGCCGACGACGGTACCGAGCTGTACTACGAGGTCGACGACGTTGAGCCGGAGGCCGGGCTCTCGCCCCGTAGACGCCGGCTCTTCGGCCGCAAGGCGCCCGCCCCGGTCACCGTCGTCTTCAGCCACGGCTACTGCCTCAACCAGGACTCCTGGCACTTCCAGCGGGCCGCGCTGCGCGGTGTCGTACGGACCGTGCACTGGGACCAGCGCAGCCACGGCCGGTCCGGCCGTGGCGCGGGCCAGGTGCAGGACGGGCTGCCGGTCACCATCGACCAGCTCGGGCGCGACCTGAGGGCCGTCATCGACGCGGCGGTGCCCGAGGGGCCCATCGTGCTCGTCGGGCACTCCATGGGCGGCATGACCGTCATGGCGCTGGCCGCGCACGACCCGGAACTGATCCGCGAGCGGGTCGTCGCCGTCGCGCTGGTCGGTACGTCGTCGGGGCGGCTCGGCGAGGTCAACTTCGGGCTGCCGGTCGCCGGCGTCAACGCGGTGCGGCGGGTGCTGCCGGGTGTGCTGAAGGCGCTGGGGCAGCAGGCCGCGCTGGTGGAGCGGGGGCGGCGGGCGACCGCCGATCTGTTCGCCGGGATCATCAAGCGTTACTCGTTCGCGTCGCGGGACGTCGACCCGGCGGTCGCGCGGTTCGCCGAGCGGATGATCGAGGGCACGCCGATCGACGTCGTCGCCGAGTTCTATCCGGCGTTCACCGAGCACGACAAGACCGAGGCACTGCCGACCTTCGCCGAGCTGCCGGTGCTCGTGCTGGCCGGGGTCAAGGACCTCGTCACGCCGAGCGAGCACAGTGAGGCCATCGCCGATCTGCTGCCGGACGCGGAGCTGGTGCTCGTACCGGACGCGGGGCATCTGGTGATGCTGGAGCACCCCGAGGTCGTGACCGACCGGCTCGCCGACCTCCTCACCCGCGCGGGGGCCGTTCCGGCGGGGGCTACCGTAAGTGGCTATGGAAGCGCCAGCAGCACCGCACGTCCCGGGTGA